A genomic region of Arachis stenosperma cultivar V10309 chromosome 9, arast.V10309.gnm1.PFL2, whole genome shotgun sequence contains the following coding sequences:
- the LOC130948384 gene encoding uncharacterized protein LOC130948384 isoform X2: protein MASRALSLPTSHIPCQRFIHNSKVLVCFPSRAIDGSGKKFCYSIHSMGSSASSQSQQADNTSFESGADTVDYRDEEWKKRLTSEQFYITRQKGTERAFTGEYWNTKTEGTYHCICCDTPLFESSTKFNSGTGWPSYYQPIGNNVKSKLDLSIIFMPRQEVLCAVCDAHLGHVFDDGPPPTGKRYCINSAALRLKPRQ, encoded by the exons ATGGCTTCTCGTGCTTTGAGTTTACCAACATCTCATATTCCTTGCCAGAGGTTTATTCATAATTCTAAGGTCTTGGTATGTTTTCCTTCACGTGCTATTGACGGTTCCGGAAAGAAATTTTGTTATTCAATCCATTCAATGGGTTCCTCTGCTTCTTCCCAATCCCAGCAAGCAGACAACACTTCCTTTGAATCAG GTGCTGACACTGTTGATTATAGGGATGAAGAGTGGAAGAAGCGCCTAACAAGTGAACAATTCTACATTACCCGTCAAAAGGGGACTGAGAGAGCTTTCACTGG GGAGTATTGGAATACCAAAACCGAGGGGACTTACCATTGCATATGTTGTGACACCCCTCTATTTGA ATCATCTACTAAGTTTAATAGTGGAACTGGATGGCCATCGTATTACCAGCCAATTGGGAACAATGTGAAGTCAAAATTAGATTTGTCCATTATATTCATGCCGCGCCAGGAAGTTCTTTGTGCTGTCTGTGATGCTCATCTTGGACATGTGTTTGATGATGGTCCTCCACCCACTGGAAAGCGTTATTGTATCAACAG TGCTGCCCTTAGGCTGAAACCAAGGCAGTAG
- the LOC130948384 gene encoding uncharacterized protein LOC130948384 isoform X1 codes for MASRALSLPTSHIPCQRFIHNSKVLVCFPSRAIDGSGKKFCYSIHSMGSSASSQSQQADNTSFESGADTVDYRDEEWKKRLTSEQFYITRQKGTERAFTGEYWNTKTEGTYHCICCDTPLFESSTKFNSGTGWPSYYQPIGNNVKSKLDLSIIFMPRQEVLCAVCDAHLGHVFDDGPPPTGKRYCINRVGHICPEKLCLVLCFFQCCP; via the exons ATGGCTTCTCGTGCTTTGAGTTTACCAACATCTCATATTCCTTGCCAGAGGTTTATTCATAATTCTAAGGTCTTGGTATGTTTTCCTTCACGTGCTATTGACGGTTCCGGAAAGAAATTTTGTTATTCAATCCATTCAATGGGTTCCTCTGCTTCTTCCCAATCCCAGCAAGCAGACAACACTTCCTTTGAATCAG GTGCTGACACTGTTGATTATAGGGATGAAGAGTGGAAGAAGCGCCTAACAAGTGAACAATTCTACATTACCCGTCAAAAGGGGACTGAGAGAGCTTTCACTGG GGAGTATTGGAATACCAAAACCGAGGGGACTTACCATTGCATATGTTGTGACACCCCTCTATTTGA ATCATCTACTAAGTTTAATAGTGGAACTGGATGGCCATCGTATTACCAGCCAATTGGGAACAATGTGAAGTCAAAATTAGATTTGTCCATTATATTCATGCCGCGCCAGGAAGTTCTTTGTGCTGTCTGTGATGCTCATCTTGGACATGTGTTTGATGATGGTCCTCCACCCACTGGAAAGCGTTATTGTATCAACAG aGTGGGCCACATTTGTCCAGAGAAGTTATGTTTGGTGTTATGTTTCTTTCAGTGCTGCCCTTAG
- the LOC130948383 gene encoding probable prolyl 4-hydroxylase 3 isoform X3, producing the protein MAKAKYTNPKAQLKKWISLRKLVLPMLLIFTIVLLVLLSIGVVNLPITANDSPIKDIGAVRRRRTSERGYGLVEQKKKWTEILSWEPRAFMYHNFLSKEECEHLINVAKPHMEKSQVADSDTGQSIDSSDRTSSGAFLRRGLDKVVQSIEKKIADLTFVPIENGEGLQVLHYEVGQKYEPHFDYFLDKVNTKDGNHRVATVLMYLSDVEEGGETVFPDANVSFTSVPWQNDLSECAKNGLAVKPKMGDAILFWSMKPDLTLDPSSLHGSCPVIRGNKWASAKWLRLGVFN; encoded by the exons ATGGCAAAAGCAAAATACACGAATCCGAAGGCGCAGTTGAAGAAATGGATCTCGTTGAGGAAGCTGGTTTTGCCGATGCTTTTGATTTTCACGATTGTGCTTCTGGTGTTACTTTCTATCGGTGTTGTTAATCTTCCTATTACCGCTAATGATTCTCCGATCAAGGATATCGGTGCTGTTAGGCGGCGCAGAACTTCTGAGAG AGGTTACGGTTTGGTAGAGCAAAAGAAAAAGTGGACCGAAATTCTTTCGTGGGAGCCAAGAGCTTTCATGTACCACAATTTCCTG TCCAAAGAAGAATGTGAACACTTGATCAACGTTGCCAAACCACATATGGAAAAATCACAAGTTGCTGATAGTGATACTGGACAGAGTATAGATAGCAG TGATCGTACTAGCTCAGGAGCGTTTCTGAGAAGAGGATTGGACAAAGTTGTCCAAAGCATAGAAAAAAAGATTGCTGATCTTACTTTCGTACCAATAG AGAATGGAGAAGGACTTCAGGTTCTTCACTATGAAGTTGGCCAAAAATATGAACCTCACTTTGATTACTTCTTAGATAAGGTCAACACTAAGGATGGAAACCACCGTGTTGCTACAGTTCTTATGTACCT TTCAGATGTTGAAGAAGGTGGCGAGACCGTATTTCCTGATGCCAATGTAAGTTTTACTTCTGTTCCATGGCAGAATGATTTGTCTGAATGCGCTAAAAATGGTCTCGCGGTGAAGCCAAAAATGGGTGATGCTATATTGTTTTGGAGCATGAAGCCAGATCTCACCCTAGATCCTTCTTCTCTACATG GTAGTTGCCCTGTTATTAGAGGAAATAAATGGGCTTCAGCAAAGTGGCTACGTCTTGGGGTGTTCAACTAA
- the LOC130948383 gene encoding probable prolyl 4-hydroxylase 3 isoform X2, giving the protein MKALLQRVKEPTIFQWESSLLNCSIPIYNLCFRLSLKIAPLSAAPSGSFPDFNDHLIGMAKAKYTNPKAQLKKWISLRKLVLPMLLIFTIVLLVLLSIGVVNLPITANDSPIKDIGAVRRRRTSERGYGLVEQKKKWTEILSWEPRAFMYHNFLSKEECEHLINVAKPHMEKSQVADSDTGQSIDSSDRTSSGAFLRRGLDKVVQSIEKKIADLTFVPIDVEEGGETVFPDANVSFTSVPWQNDLSECAKNGLAVKPKMGDAILFWSMKPDLTLDPSSLHGSCPVIRGNKWASAKWLRLGVFN; this is encoded by the exons ATGAAAGCTCTGTTGCAAAGGGTGAAGGAACCCACAATTTTTCAGTGGGAGTCCTCTCTACTAAATTGCTCGATTCCAATATACAATCTTTGTTTCAGATTAAGCTTGAAAA TTGCTCCTCTGTCCGCTGCCCCCTCCGGTTCCTTCCCTGACTTCAATGACCACCTGATTGG CATGGCAAAAGCAAAATACACGAATCCGAAGGCGCAGTTGAAGAAATGGATCTCGTTGAGGAAGCTGGTTTTGCCGATGCTTTTGATTTTCACGATTGTGCTTCTGGTGTTACTTTCTATCGGTGTTGTTAATCTTCCTATTACCGCTAATGATTCTCCGATCAAGGATATCGGTGCTGTTAGGCGGCGCAGAACTTCTGAGAG AGGTTACGGTTTGGTAGAGCAAAAGAAAAAGTGGACCGAAATTCTTTCGTGGGAGCCAAGAGCTTTCATGTACCACAATTTCCTG TCCAAAGAAGAATGTGAACACTTGATCAACGTTGCCAAACCACATATGGAAAAATCACAAGTTGCTGATAGTGATACTGGACAGAGTATAGATAGCAG TGATCGTACTAGCTCAGGAGCGTTTCTGAGAAGAGGATTGGACAAAGTTGTCCAAAGCATAGAAAAAAAGATTGCTGATCTTACTTTCGTACCAATAG ATGTTGAAGAAGGTGGCGAGACCGTATTTCCTGATGCCAATGTAAGTTTTACTTCTGTTCCATGGCAGAATGATTTGTCTGAATGCGCTAAAAATGGTCTCGCGGTGAAGCCAAAAATGGGTGATGCTATATTGTTTTGGAGCATGAAGCCAGATCTCACCCTAGATCCTTCTTCTCTACATG GTAGTTGCCCTGTTATTAGAGGAAATAAATGGGCTTCAGCAAAGTGGCTACGTCTTGGGGTGTTCAACTAA
- the LOC130948383 gene encoding probable prolyl 4-hydroxylase 3 isoform X1: MKALLQRVKEPTIFQWESSLLNCSIPIYNLCFRLSLKIAPLSAAPSGSFPDFNDHLIGMAKAKYTNPKAQLKKWISLRKLVLPMLLIFTIVLLVLLSIGVVNLPITANDSPIKDIGAVRRRRTSERGYGLVEQKKKWTEILSWEPRAFMYHNFLSKEECEHLINVAKPHMEKSQVADSDTGQSIDSSDRTSSGAFLRRGLDKVVQSIEKKIADLTFVPIENGEGLQVLHYEVGQKYEPHFDYFLDKVNTKDGNHRVATVLMYLSDVEEGGETVFPDANVSFTSVPWQNDLSECAKNGLAVKPKMGDAILFWSMKPDLTLDPSSLHGSCPVIRGNKWASAKWLRLGVFN; the protein is encoded by the exons ATGAAAGCTCTGTTGCAAAGGGTGAAGGAACCCACAATTTTTCAGTGGGAGTCCTCTCTACTAAATTGCTCGATTCCAATATACAATCTTTGTTTCAGATTAAGCTTGAAAA TTGCTCCTCTGTCCGCTGCCCCCTCCGGTTCCTTCCCTGACTTCAATGACCACCTGATTGG CATGGCAAAAGCAAAATACACGAATCCGAAGGCGCAGTTGAAGAAATGGATCTCGTTGAGGAAGCTGGTTTTGCCGATGCTTTTGATTTTCACGATTGTGCTTCTGGTGTTACTTTCTATCGGTGTTGTTAATCTTCCTATTACCGCTAATGATTCTCCGATCAAGGATATCGGTGCTGTTAGGCGGCGCAGAACTTCTGAGAG AGGTTACGGTTTGGTAGAGCAAAAGAAAAAGTGGACCGAAATTCTTTCGTGGGAGCCAAGAGCTTTCATGTACCACAATTTCCTG TCCAAAGAAGAATGTGAACACTTGATCAACGTTGCCAAACCACATATGGAAAAATCACAAGTTGCTGATAGTGATACTGGACAGAGTATAGATAGCAG TGATCGTACTAGCTCAGGAGCGTTTCTGAGAAGAGGATTGGACAAAGTTGTCCAAAGCATAGAAAAAAAGATTGCTGATCTTACTTTCGTACCAATAG AGAATGGAGAAGGACTTCAGGTTCTTCACTATGAAGTTGGCCAAAAATATGAACCTCACTTTGATTACTTCTTAGATAAGGTCAACACTAAGGATGGAAACCACCGTGTTGCTACAGTTCTTATGTACCT TTCAGATGTTGAAGAAGGTGGCGAGACCGTATTTCCTGATGCCAATGTAAGTTTTACTTCTGTTCCATGGCAGAATGATTTGTCTGAATGCGCTAAAAATGGTCTCGCGGTGAAGCCAAAAATGGGTGATGCTATATTGTTTTGGAGCATGAAGCCAGATCTCACCCTAGATCCTTCTTCTCTACATG GTAGTTGCCCTGTTATTAGAGGAAATAAATGGGCTTCAGCAAAGTGGCTACGTCTTGGGGTGTTCAACTAA